Proteins from one Bactrocera neohumeralis isolate Rockhampton chromosome 3, APGP_CSIRO_Bneo_wtdbg2-racon-allhic-juicebox.fasta_v2, whole genome shotgun sequence genomic window:
- the LOC126753726 gene encoding zwei Ig domain protein zig-8-like, giving the protein MKHHEELLEDIRDDASTNLLPDKDLPKFGEPLQNVTVPVGREAVLQCVVDNLQTYKIAWLRVDTQTILTIQNHVITKNNRMSIIHAEKRAWILRIRDVKEADKGWYMCQINTDPMKSQVGYLDVVGKYDILNGVKLSIYYIIV; this is encoded by the exons ATGAAACATCACGAAGAGTTGCTGGAGGATATTAGAGATGATGCATCTACGAATTTATTGCCTGACAAAG ATTTACCAAAATTTGGCGAGCCATTACAAAATGTCACAGTACCTGTGGGACGAGAGGCGGTACTGCAATGTGTTGTCGATAATCTGCAAACCTACAAA ATTGCGTGGTTGCGCGTCGACACACAAACAATACTAACGATACAAAATCACGTTATAACGAAAAATAACCGAATGAGCATAATCCATGCTGAAAAGCGTGCTTGGATATTGAGAATACGTGACGTTAAGGAAGCGGACAAAGGCTGGTATATGTGTCAGATCAATACGGATCCGATGAAAAGTCAAGTTGGTTACCTGGATGTTGTGGGTAAGTACGACATACTTAATGGAGTCAAATtgtctatatactatattatagtATGA